Proteins from a single region of Mytilus trossulus isolate FHL-02 chromosome 2, PNRI_Mtr1.1.1.hap1, whole genome shotgun sequence:
- the LOC134708072 gene encoding delta-aminolevulinic acid dehydratase-like yields MSCHTALHSGYHHQVLRSWQQTNSSITADNLIYPLFITDDDDTVQEITSMPGQSRYGINTLKNALEPLVAKGLKTVLIFGVPSKLPKDDSGSSADSSNTPAIIATRKLREWFPSLMVACDVCLCPYTSHGHCGILRKDGSIDNDASIKRLAEISLAYAKAGCQIIAPSDMMDGRVGAIKQILADNGLGNTVTVMSYSAKFSSSFYGPFRDAAKSAPAFGDRKCYQLPPGSSGLAERAVDRDVQEGADILMVKPGLAYLDVVKMVKTKYPNHPLAIYQVSGEYAMLYHGAKAGAFNLKTTLLEVLTSMRRAGADIIISYYTPDLLDWLKE; encoded by the exons ATGTCATGCCACACTGCCTTACACAGCGGCTATCACCATCAGGTTTTGCGGTCATGGCAGCAAACAAACTCATCAATTACTGCCGATAATTTGATTTATCCATTATTTATAAC AGATGATGATGACACAGTACAAGAAATTACCAGCATGCCTGGCCAATCAAGATATGGAATTAATACCCTGAAGAATGCCTTAGAACCACTAGTAGCTAAAGGCCTTAAAACTGTACTGATATTTGGTGTTCCAAGTAAATTACCAAAG GATGATTCTGGTTCAAGTGCAGATTCTTCAAATACACCAGCCATCATAGCTACAAGAAAATTAAGAGAATGGTTCCCTAGTCTAATGGTGGCATGTGATGTGTGCTTGTGTCCATACACCAGCCATGGACATTGTG gtaTACTAAGAAAAGATGGAAGCATTGATAATGATGCCAGCATAAAAAGATTGGCTGAGATTTCTTTAGCCTATGCCAAAGCAG GTTGTCAGATAATAGCTCCATCAGACATGATGGATGGAAGGGTTGGTGCAATTAAACAAATCCTTGCTGACAATGGTTTGGGAAATACAGTCACAGTAATGAGTTATAGCGCAAAATTTTCATCATCATTCTATGGACCATTTAG AGATGCAGCCAAGTCAGCTCCTGCCTTTGGTGATAGGAAGTGTTATCAGTTACCTCCAGGTTCATCAGGTTTAGCAGAGAGAGCTGTT GACCGTGATGTACAAGAGGGAGCAGATATTTTGATGGTAAAACCTGGTCTGGCTTATCTAGATGTGGTCAAGATGGTTAAGACAAAG tatCCTAACCATCCACTTGCTATTTACCAAGTGTCAGGAGAGTATGCAATGTTATACCATGGTGCTAAGGCTGGTGCTTTTAATCTGAAGACCACCTTGCTAGAAGTTCTGACAAGCATGAGGAGAGCTGGTGCTGACATTATCATCTCATACTACACTCCAGACTTATTGGATTGGCTAAAGGAAtga